The segment TTTCCCTTATGCTATTTATTATATCCTCATAATTTCCACCAATTAAATCAGTTCTTCCAATGGACATAGCAAATAAAGTATCTCCTGTAAATACTGAATCATTTATTAAGAAGCTCATTCCACCAGGTGTATGTCCTGGAGTCTCAATACATTCAATTGATGTATTCCCAAATTTGAATATATCCCCATTTTTCAAATGAATGTCAGCTTTATTTTCTTTAAACATACCATACATATATTCATTCTTCTTAACCATTTCTTCGTCTTTTTGATTTATACCTATAGGTGCCTTTACAATAGATTTTAATTCATCAGCACCATCCATATGATCTCTATGACCATGAGTTAATAATATATATTTAACTTTTAAATCTTTTGATTTTATAAATGCATATATATCATCCACATCTCCACCTGGATCTAAAACCACTGCTTCTTTTGTTTCATCCCATATAATGTAGCAATTAGCTGCATAAATACCTGCCACTATTCTTTTTACTTCCATTATA is part of the Haloimpatiens sp. FM7315 genome and harbors:
- a CDS encoding MBL fold metallo-hydrolase → MEVKRIVAGIYAANCYIIWDETKEAVVLDPGGDVDDIYAFIKSKDLKVKYILLTHGHRDHMDGADELKSIVKAPIGINQKDEEMVKKNEYMYGMFKENKADIHLKNGDIFKFGNTSIECIETPGHTPGGMSFLINDSVFTGDTLFAMSIGRTDLIGGNYEDIINSIREKLFVLPQDTVVYPGHSMGTSIGKEKASNPFFK